TAAAGTAGCTCCAACAATAATACCGAGTATGATTTGTCCAATAATTTTGAATTTTCCGGCAAGTCCTTTTTTATCTTTTTTGAAAACTTTAATATAATCATCAGCAAAACCTATAATTCCCAACCATACTGTTGTAACAAGCATTAAAATGATATATACATTATCCAATTTTGAGAATAAAAGATTTGGTATCAGAATTGATGCAAGTATTATTATTCCACCCATTGTTGGTGTTCCCTTTTTTTGTAATTGTCCTTCTAATCCAAGGTCTCTTATATCTTCACCAATTTGTTTTTTCGTCAAGTAATTAATTATTTTTTTACCGAATATCATTGAAATAATTAGAGATGTAATTACCGCCATTGCTGAACGAAAAGAAATATATTGAAACATTCCTGCTCCGGGAAAATCTAATTTTTCGAGATATTGAAATAAGTAATAAAACATATTTGCTTTTTTAAAAATTCATTAATTATGGTGCTATATAGATTATAGTGGACATTCAAATTTGCCACAGATTACTCATAATATTATTTGTTTTCAAAGGTGTTCGTGATATCACTTTGTTAAGTTCACAGATTCTATAATTTTAAATTTTTCATAATTAATTGTTTATAGTATGAATTTAAAATCATACCTAAATTTACTATTCAAATGACCATATATTTAATTAATAACTAATGTGTTACAGCATCTGTTATTCTTATCAATTTACATATAAGTAAGCAAATATTTAAACATCGACGATTCTTTATCTGTGAATCTGTGGCATTATATTTACCTACAAAAACGACATAAAGCCTTTATTCTATTTTCATCAAATCTTTTATAATTTTTTTATCGTCAAAATCATACCTGACTCCTTTAATTTCCTGATATGTTTCATGTCCTTTACCGGCAATTAAAATTATATCACCCATATTTGCAATCATATACGCTGTTTTAATAGCTTCTCTCCTATTTTCAATTGTCAATATTTTTCCTTCCTTTTTACTATTAACACCGCTTTTTATTTCCTCAATAATAGATAATGGGTCTTCGTTTCTTGGATTATCTGAAGTAAATATTATTTTATCTGACAATTCAGATACAATTTTCCCCATCATTGGGCGTTTAGCTTTATCCCTGTCTCCTCCTGCTCCTACAACTGTAATCAATTGTCCTTTTTCTCCTCTTATTTTGTTAATAGTATTTATTACATTTTTCAGGGCATCAGGTGTATGAGCATAATCAACTATAACAATTATTCCATTAGAAGAACGAATACTCTCAAATCTACCCTCAACTGTATTAAGATTACTTATTGTTGATAATATTTTTTCTCTTTCCTGTCCTAATAATATCGCAACAGCATAAACAGCTAATAAATTTGAAGCATTAAAATCTCCAATAAATTTTGTCCACAGCTCTAATCCATCAATAGTTAATAATGTTCCGTCAAAATGACTTTCCAGAATTTTTGCTTTAAAATCTGCAAATGCTTTTATTCCATAAGTATATTTTTTTGCTTTGGTATTTTGTGTCATTATTTTACCATTCTTATCATCAGTATTAGATAGAACAAAAGAATCAACGAGCAAGCTGTCAAAAAATCTTTTTTTAGCCTTTAGATATTTATCAAATGTTTCATGATAATCAAGATGGTCATGGGTAATATTAGTAAAAACTCCTCCTGAAAATTTCAATCCTGAAATTCTATCCTGATCAATAGCATGCGAACTAACTTCCATAAAACAATACTGACAACCCTCATCAACCATGGCTTTTAATAAACTGTTCAATTGTATTGCATCAGGTGTTGTATGTGTAGCAATAATTTCTTTATCATTTATATAATTTCTTACAGTTGAAAATAACCCGGTTTTATAAGCTAAGTTTTTAAATAATTGAAATAATAATGTTGAAATAGTTGTTTTCCCGTTTGTTCCTGTTATTCCTATTAATTTTAATTTAGAAGAAGGATTACCATAATAATTTGAAGCAATTTGTCCTAAACTAAATTTTGAATCTTTTACTTTTATGTAAGTAATTTTATTATTGATTTTTAATGGTAATTCTTCACATACAACAGAATTAATTCCTTTTTCAATTGCTTTATCAATATAATTATGCCCATCAACATTAATTCCTCTGACAGCAATAAATAAAAAATTATTGTCGGCTTCTCGTGAATCAAAACAAATATTATTTACAGAAATATTAATATCTCCTATACATTGCTCGACTTCGATATTTTTTAATATTTCTTTTAGATATGGCATTATTTTATTACTAATATTTTAAATTAATTTAATAGTTATTTCATCACCATTAATCAATCTTTCTCCCGGAGACAAAGATTGTTCTGTAACAACACCCCTTCCAACAACAACAACATTTAATCCTGCATTTTCAAGAATAAATAATGCATCTTTTAATCCCATTCCTTTAACATTTGGGACAATATTATTTTTAACAAATCGATTTTTTATCTCAATAACTGTATCTCTTTTAGTTGTAATAACCCATTCAGAATTAACACCTTCTTCTAAATAGTTAATATTCATTGTCTTACAAACAGTTTCCAATTCTTTTAGATTGCCGTTTTTTGAATAAGGGGGAGTTTTAGCCATAAAATTTTCATCAAATTTTATTTCATCATGCATTTCAAAACCAGTTGCATAAATTTTATCGGCAATTTCTTTAAATACCGGACCTGCAACTAAATTTCCATAATAAACTTCATTTGATGGTGCATTAATAACAACAATACATGAATATTTAGGATCATCAGCGGGAAAGTAACCCACGAAAGAAGCTTGATAACTGATTTTTGACTTATATTTATATCCATATTTATTATTTGCAATTTGAGCTGTCCCTGTTTTTCCTGCAATTTTATAGTTACTATTTCTTAAATTAATAGCTGTTCCGTTTTCGACGACCCCTTCAAGCATTTTTTTAGCCTTTTTGATAGTCGCTTTTGAAGATATTGCAGGATTTATTATTTGTGTATCAAATGTTTTTATAACTTCACCATGGTACCTTATTGCCTTAACAATTTTTGGTTTTACCATTTTTCCATTATTAGCAACTGCATTATAAAAGTTCAGTATTTGAAGTGGTGTTAAACGTACTTCGTAACCATACGACATTTGTGGAAGAGAAATTCCTGACCAAAGTTTATCACCGGGAAATTTAATATATGGTTCTCCTTCTCCCTTGATTTCAACATTTAATTTATCATTAATATTCATTCTGTAGAGCCGTTCAACAAATTTTTGCTCTTTTTTATAATAATGTTGCGTAACTATTTTTGATATACCTATATTTGAAGATATTTCGAAAACTCTTTGTACAGTTATTTTTCCATAACCCCCTTTTTTTGAATCTCTTACCGGGAAATCATGATATTTTACAATACCATCCTCAGTATCAATGCTATCAGTTAATTCAATAGTTCCATCTTCAAGAGCAACCATTAATACAGGTAATTTGAATGTTGAGCCGGGTTCTGTACTTTCGCCTATTGCATAATTATAATCTTCTACATAATTGCCCGAACTATCTCTTGTAAAATTTGTAATAGCTTTAATTTCTCCGGTTTTAACCTCCATAAGTACCGCACAACCATGCCTTGCGTTATGTTTAGTTAATTGACGCAACAAAGCATTTTGAGCAACATCCTGAATAGTTACATCAATTGTAGTAATAATATCTTTACCATCACGTGGTTCTATTTCATTTCCATTATTTACCGGCATCCAGACATTTCCTGATATTTTTTGCATTAATCTGACACCCCTAATTCCTTTTAATTCATCATCATATGCACCCTCAACACCAACTATTGTACCTGACTCTCCTTTATTCATATATCCTATTGTCCTTGATGCTAAATTTACAAAAGGCTGAACTCTTTTATTACCTTGCATACAAATAAAACCGCCTTTAAATCTTCCTAATCTAAAAATCGGAAACCTTTTTAATTGTTTTAGCTGTGTATAAGTTACTTTTCTTTTAATTAAATGATATCTTTCTCCTTTATATCTTGCATTTATCAATTCTTGTTTATACCTGCTTTTTGATTTATCTTTAAATAAATTTGAAAGGCATAATGATAAAGAATCAATATTATATTTAAAACTTTTATTTGTCAATCCTTCGCATTTCAAATCCATTCTGATTTCATAATAAGGTACAGAACTTGCCAATAACCTTCCATCCCAAGCACAAATATCACCCCTGTTTGGTTTTATAATAATATTTTTCATAGTCAAAGTATTGGCTTTGTTCCATTTTTCTTTTTCTACTATCTGAAGAAATATAATCTTACCAATAATTATTAAAGCAAAAATTATAATGGTAACATAAACCAAACCTGAACGTAGCAATATTTCATTTTTTATACTCATTTATCAAATATGCTCTTCTTTTTAATTACAATTTTTTTTGGTGGCTCAACCGATTCTTTTAAATTAATACCTTTCTTTTTTAGGAGTTTTACAACTTCTGATTGTTTACTCATATACATTAATTCCGATGAAGATGTTATTGCTTCGGATCTTAATTCTTTTAGTTCAGTTTGAAGAGCAACAGTTTTTCTTACAATTTTTTCTGCATGATATCTGTTGCCAATATATATTACTGCCAAAAAAACAAGGAATAAGATGAATGGAAATTGTTTTACTACAATTTCCCGGGTTAGCAAACTGCCATCAAGTACATTTTTTATAGAACTTTTACTGCTTTTTACAGTTTCGCTATTTATTTCATCAAAATCATTATTTTCATAATATTCCTGCATTCTTTTTATTATTTATTTACGTTCTGCTATTCTTAATTTTGCACTTCTTGCCCTGTTATTTATCTCAATTTCATTATTGTTTGCTATTATTACTTTTCTGTTTATCTGAATAAAAGGAGTTTTAACATTTCCATAAAAATCTTTTTCTATTAGTCCTTCAAAATTACCTGCTCGAATAAAATTTTTAACAAGTCTGTCTTCAATCGAATGATATGCCAATACAACAAGACGTCCACCTGATTTTAATATATTAATAGTTTGGGGTAACATTTCTTTTAGAGCCTCAATTTCATTATTTACTTCAATTCTTAATGCCTGAAAAACTTTAGCGAGATATTTATTTTCCTGATTTTTTGGAATATGATTTTGAATAGCTTCTTTTAATTCGTTGCCGGTATTTATTTTAATATTTTTTCTGTATTCAATAATTGATTTTGCTATTTTTTTTGAATTCTTTAATTCACCATAGTTCCTAAATAAAAACAATAGTTTTTCTTCAGAATAATTATTTAATAAATCGCTTGCTTTAAAATCAGCATCTTTATTCATTCTCATATCCAATTCCTCATTAAATCGAAAAGAAAAACCTCTTTCTGCATTATTAAAATGATGAGATGAAACTCCTAAATCAGCAATAATACCATCAACTTTGTTATAGCCATAGTACCTTAAAAAATTTTGTAAAAACCTGAAGTTGTGTCTTATAAAATGAAATCTGTTATCGTCAATTAAATTTTTTTCTGCATCTTTATCTTGATCAAATGCAAATAATTGCCCCGAAGACAAATGTTTGATTATTTCCCTTGAATGCCCGCCACCACCAAAAGTAAGGTCTATATAAATTCCTTCGGGATTAATGTTTAATCCATTAATACTCTCTTTTAATAAAACAGGTATATGATAAACCATTATTCATTTATTTCGTTTATCGCCCCTTCCATGATTTTTTCAGCTAATGCTGCAAATTCATTTTCGTTTTCATTTATTTTTTCATACTGTTGCTTCGACCATATTTCAATTTTCCCATCCTGACCTGCAAGAACTACTTCTTTATTAGCCGTGATCAATTCAAGTAATCTTTTCGGGATAAGCATTCTGTTGTTATTATCTAAAGTTATTTCAGCAGTTCCTTTGTAAAATCCTCTTAAAAATCTGTTGTGTTCTTTGTTATAAGGATTAAGTTTTTTTCTTATTATTTTGTTTTGTTTTTCCCATTCATCTATTGGATATAATACCAGACAATTTTCAAACAGGTCTTTTTTGACAACAAACCTATCCTGAGAAACAGTGCCCATCTGCCTTTTAAATGCCGAAGGAAGTAATATCCTGCCTTTTACATCAACTTTACATGGATAATCACCTATAAATGTTGTCATAAGGAAATTCTTTAAAATGTAAAAATATAAAAAATATATATACTTTACCACTTTTTCCCACTTTTTCCCACTTTGTTAATAACTTTCTTTATATCTTTTCCTGCATAGCCGTAACATACTAGCATTCTGCCACTTGACACGATGTGTTAAATATAATTTTAAACAAAAAATTTAGATTATTAATTTTTTTATTTGTTTTTTCCTGTTTTACTGAATATAAATTACTATTTGACTGAAACTATTTGGTTTAGATTTTTAATTTTGTTTTTGATTAATATCTTTACTTAAAATTTCAGTAATCATTCACAAGGTTAATAAAGAACATAACATAGTTTTAAGTTGACAATTGACAATTGACAGTTTGCAATTTTTACCTACTGCTAATTTTTTACTATCAATTTTTTACTTTAAATATTGAAATCCAGATACAATCAGATATTTAAACCTTGTGAACAATTACTATATTTCTAAATCTATATATAAATTCATTAGTGACTGGTTAAAATTATTATGTTTTATATTTCGTATCCCGAATCAAATTCGGGACAGGCTCTACGGCACTTTATTGTTTTTTTTGAAACATCATCTCTACAAATAGATATATTTGTAGTAAAATGATTAATATTAAAACAGAGCCCCATAGTGGGCGAAATATTATTAACATATAGAAAACAGGCTATTTCAAGCACATTCAATAAATTTAGTCGGACAATAGTGATATAAATTATACAGTTATATCAATAGAAATTTGAAAAATGTTAAATTATATTTCCGAGTGCTCGGGACTGAAATATATAAAAGGAAATCCATTTGACAATTTTGCTTACTGTTAATTGTCAATTGTCAACTTTTTATTTTAATATTGAAATTACAAATATGTATAAATTAACCTGTCTGCCGTAAGGCATGATAATCAACTATTTAAATCTTGTAAAAAGTTACATATTTTAATTATTGAATCATATGGAGCAACCAAACACATATAAAATACCATTAATAGACATCCGTAAAGTAATAAAAAGTAAAAATCCCCGATTATTAAAAATACTACCAAACTTTATAATTAATTACATTAAAAAAATCATTCATCAGGATGAAATAAACAGTTTTTTAAAAATAAATGGAGATAAATCAGGAGTAGAATTCATTTCAAAATCATTAGATGTTTTTGGAGTATCCTATAAGGTTATCAACAAAGAAAATATTCCTGAAAATGGTAAATTTATTTTTGCTTCAAATCATCCTTTGGGCGGACTTGACGGAATGGTTTTAATTCATGCAATATCAAATATTTGCGGGGACGTTAAGTTTTTAGTAAATGATGTTTTATTAAATGTTAAAAATTTAGAATCTGTTTTTATACCAATAAATAAGCATGGGGGATTAGCTAAAGAAACTGTTAAACAAATTGATGCTGCTTTTAATTCAAATAACCAAATACTAGTATTTCCAGCTGGTTTGGCTTCAAGAAAAATAAAAGGTAAAATTGTGGATCTTGAATGGAAAAAAAATTTTGTATCAAAATCATTACAACATAAAAGGGATATTATACCCGTTCATATTGACGGCAGAAACTCAAATTTCTTTTATAGACTTGCAAACATAAGAAAGTTCTTAAAAATAAAAGCTAATATTGAGATGTTCTATCTTCCTGATGAAATGTTTAAACAAAAATCAAAACTTATTACTTTAACCATTGGAAAACCTATATCATATAAAACATTTAAAAATAATTCCCATAAATACTGGGCAAAAAAAATAAAAGATGAAGTTTATTCATTACCAAAAAAATAATTTGAATATTTTATTAATAAATAGCTTGATTAATATTTTTTTTTAACTTTACTAACTTATTTTGTATTTATGGAAAAAATAATTGCTCCTGTTCCAATTAAATTACTTGAACAAGAATTAACTGAAGATAAATTTATTCGCCATACTAATTATGGTAATAACATGATTTATTCTGTTACCTGTCATGATTCTCCAAATATAATACAAGAAATAGGTCGCTTGCGTGAATATACATTTCGTAAAGCAGGTGGGGGTACGGGAAAAAAAATAGATATAGATCAATTTGACACTGCCGATAAACCTTATTATCAACTTATTGTTTGGGATCCACAAAGAAAAAGCATTCTTGGTGGATATAGATATATTCTTCCTGATAATATGGTAAAAGATAAAGACGGAAATGTTGTGCTTGCAACTTCAAGACTTTTTAAATATTCTGAAAAATTTAAAAAAGATTATCTTCCTTTTATGATTGAATTAGGACGCTCGTTTGTACAACCGGCATATCAATCAACACAATCATCAAGAAAAGGTATTTTTGCATTAGATAATTTATGGGATGGATTGGGAGCATTAACAGTTGATAATCCTGAAGTAAAATATTTTTTTGGGAAAGTAACAATGTACCCTGATTTTAATGTAGAAGCAAGAAATTTAATTCTTTATTTTATAGAAAAACATTTTGGTGATAAAAACAATTTACTTACACTTATAGATCCATTAATAATTAACCATAATGTTAATGAATATAACAAAATTTTTAATACTGAAACCTATCCTGATAATTATAAAATTCTTTCACAAAAAGTCAGAGCATTAGGAGAAAAAATACCTCCATTAGTTAATGCGTATATGAACCTTTCCCCCACTATGCGTTCTTTTGGGACATCCATAAATCCTTATTTTGGGAACGTTGAAGAAACAGCCATAATGATAACTATTAAAGATATGTACAAATCTAAGTCAAGCCGTCATATTTTATCATATAAAAAAAAGTAAACTCCTGATTTTTAGTAGTTTTTTTAGATACACTATTTAGCATCTGTCCATAAAGTCAAACAATTTTTGAATTAAAGCACCAAATAACAAAAAACAAATCTCAAATAAATTACAATATCTAATACTTAATGACCAAAACAGTTTGATATTTAGGCTATTGGGATTTGATTATTATTTGTATTTTGGTACTTGAAATTTGTGATTTTTATGTTTATTCAAAATAAATTAACTTTATTGACGAACTCTATTCAATCATATTTAATCTTTTTTCTTGCAACAATCCTACCTTTTTCACTAAGTTCAATAATGTAAATTCCTTTATTGTTATTATTAGGTTTCCAAGTTATTTGTTTTTCATCTTTTTTGATAGTTTTGTTTAATATCAAGCTGCCTTTAATGTCATAAATGTTGATTTGACCTGTATCATTTAATTCAAAATTAATTGTAAAATGATCATTTGAAGGATTTGGGAAAACCCAAAGATAATTATCCGAATTACCTGAATCATCTAAAATTTCTATTCCGGTATCCCATTTCCAAATAGCCAAAGCATATTCACCTAACTGAAACGAATCAACTAATATTTCACCTGTTAAATAAAAACCTACTAAAGTCTGACTTATTTCTTGCCATTTATGCCCTGCACCTTTTCTGTAAACCAAAACCAGAGAATCATTATCATTAACTGTAAATGAATTTTTTTTATCATTTGAAGAATAAGCTGTAATGTGATAATAAAATTTACCACGTGTATCAAAATTTTCAGGTAAAACACCGCTTATCTTCCAGTAATTATATCCTGAAATCAATAATCCTCCTGCCATTGTATTTGAATCATCCGGCGCCACCCAGTTATATTCAACATTAATAAAAGCTGAATCTTCAATATTATCAACAATCAGATTAAAATATGTATTATAAAAATAATTTATACCATTTTCTTTGACGGTTTGATAATTATTTGAAATAGCATCTGATATTTTCTCATCAAAATCCATTAAAATAATTTTTGGATTAATCGAACTGCTAAAAGTTGAGCTACCCGTTTCACCTGAAAATTCTATGTTTTTTGTTAAAGTATTCCAGTTTTCATCCATTAATGTTATTTCCAGCCTGTTTGAATTTGCATAATTATCTCTTGCTCGTAATTTCTGTTTTACATAAACTGTTACATTATAATCCTGATCGCTAGGAACAACATTAAACGAATCAATTGAATAGTGTGGAAATCCCGGAGTAAAAACCCAGGCATCAAAAAAACCGCTCATATCTATTCCTGTACTTTCAGTAAGAAAATCTCTGAAATCTTCCGAAGAAATATCTTTAAATGCAAATTCATTCATATAGTTTTTAATACTTTCAAAAAACAAACTATCACCGAGATATCCCCGCAATGTATGAACAACATCAGAACCTTTATCATAAACTGTTTTTCCGTATGTAATTTCGTGTGGAACACCTGATAAAGCATAATAACCATCATCCGAAGTATGTACAGTACGCAAAACTTTGTCATGATTATCCTGCACATAATCTTTAAACCTTTTATTTCCATAGATATTTTCAAGGAAAATAGCTTCACAATAACTTGCCCAGCCTTCGTTCAGCCACATATCACCTGCAGTTCGACATGTAACCAAATCCCCGAACCAATGATGTGAAAGTTCATGATAAAACAGGATTTCAGAATTTAACGTACCATTAATTGAAGATTCCGGTAATGCTATATTTGTAACATGTTCCATTGCACCTGCTTCAAATGGAACCGAAACAATACCAACCCTTTCCCAAGGATAAGGACCAAAAAGATTTTCAAATACAGTTAATACATTATTCAAATTAACAAATGAATTTACAGCACTCATACTATCTTCAGGATTCACATAAATATATGTTGGTATTTGTCCTAACAATCCATCATATGTGCCTGTAACGGCAATGTAATCTGAAACTGCAACAGATGATAAGTATGTAGGAATATTGTCTCTTAAACTCCAGTGAAAAGTTTTAGTGCTTTTTTCATTATTTGTCATCGAATCTAAAGTTCCGCTACATACAGCCATATGATTTTCTTTTACGGTAATATTATAATTGTATGTTGCCCTGTCAATAAAATCATCATTGCATGGAAACCAAACCCTACCAAAATTTACAGGTTCAGAAGCCATTCCAATCCCCATATTATAGGCACAACTACTGGTAAAATAAAAACCACCCCATTTTGAATCCTTTTTAGGAACACCATTATAATACACAGTTACTGTTATTGTATCTGTTAATGAATAATTATTTGTTAAAGGTATTCGTATAATTGTATCATTATATGAGTACTCTTCAACCAAGTTATTATCTACTTTTATCGAATCAATATTTAATCTTAGTAAATCAAGCTGAATATTTTCCTGATTTTCAAATTTAGGAAGAAGCTTTATCTCGGTATTTCCTTCTATACGACTATTAAAAAGATCTGTAATTTTCAGGTTAATTGTATAATGCAATATATCTATCGAATCGCTATGGCTTTTTCCATATAATTCAGAATATGAATCAATATAGCTATAACAATTTCCTGATAATAAGGCTAAACCAAATATTAGTGCCAAAAGTTTTTTTAGATAGTTCATTTTAATATAGATTAAGATTTATAATAAATTCAAAACGTAATTATAAAATTATTAAAAAAAAGCAACTAATTAGTATTATTAATTGATTAGTTATAAAATCTGTAACCTTTTACACTTTATTTTTATAAGTCCTAAGTCCCAAATTCCAAGCCCCAAGTCCCAAAAGCGTAAATTGAAAACTCCTAACCTAATAATTGATTATTAGTAAATTAGAGGCATTTGTTCGTAAACTGTAATTGTTATATTTTGAATAATAAGAACCTTGAGCTATTTTTTTTATACATTTTTGTTCTTTTTTCCTTGGAATTTGGGACTTGGGGCTTGGAATTCGGGATTTTAAATTTCATATTTTTAACTGTGAACGCTTACTAAAATCTTTTTTCTTTCGGTTTACTTACAAGATAAACTCCCACAAATACAAGGATTGTGGAAATAATTTTAATTGCTGTAAGCGAATCTTTTCCAAATATAATAGCTACTAATGAGGCTATTATAGGTTGAGAATATATATAAATGCTTACTGTTGAGGCATTTAAAAATTTCAGACCATAAACATTTAGTAAATATGCTAAAAATGTTGTTCCAATAATTACATATAATACCGAAAGTGAGATGTTAAGAGGAAATTGTTTCCAGTTAATTTCAGAAAAATCTTCAAAGCCAACCGGAGCTATAATAAAAAATCCAAAAAGAAAAACCCATTTCATTACAGTAACAGCTTCGTATTTTAACATTAAAGGTTTTACTACAACTAAATAAATTCCATATGATAATGCATTAGTAAAAATCATCAAATTACCAATAAAATGGTTAGAACTTAGGCTTACTTCTCCACTATAAAAAATCAGGATAATTGCTCCTATTCCACCAATAATAATTCCTGAAATTTTTCTTAAAGTAATTACTTCCTTAATTAATATACTTGCAATAATTAACACAAGAATCGGGTTAACCGTCATAATTATTGAAGCATCAATAGGTGTAGTATAATTCAATCCATATAAAAACAATAACTGGTTCAGTGCCACTCCGAAAATTGCTGCAATGATTAAACGAAAAAAATCTTTACGTTCAATTTTACTTGATTTTGTAAATAAACTAAAACCCCAGAACAAAATAATAGCTCCCAAAACCCTGCAAAAAACAAGACCTGCAGGCTTTATATAATCCGGCATTATTTCTTTGGCAATAGTATAATTTACTCCATATATTACATTTGCGAATAATATTGATATATGTGCAATTAATCTTTTTGACATAATAATAAAGGTACTTTTTAAAATATTATATTACAAATATGGTACTACCATAAAATTAATGAGTAATGTTATAAAATGATAAAATTATTGAATAATTATAGAAAATCATGATAGAAAAAGGAATATTTATTAAAAGATTAAAAAAAGAACCAAATGAAATAGCATTTAAGTATTTTATCATTTACGCATTCATACCTTGTAATTACAAAACTGAAGTTTGAATGTATCAAATTAGGAAAGAAAGTGCTGTTTTGCTCATTTTTTAAATCCAACTCAGTTCAGCATAGTTTGTAGCTACGTCGTTATATTTATTTTTAATAAAAAAAACAATTGTTATATTTGCTTTATGTCGCAAGGATACCAAATAAAAAATCAAACAATAGCATATTATTTTACAAAACTTATTAATTTTAGTAGCTTAAAGCTATATTAATT
This window of the Bacteroidales bacterium genome carries:
- a CDS encoding T9SS type A sorting domain-containing protein — translated: MNYLKKLLALIFGLALLSGNCYSYIDSYSELYGKSHSDSIDILHYTINLKITDLFNSRIEGNTEIKLLPKFENQENIQLDLLRLNIDSIKVDNNLVEEYSYNDTIIRIPLTNNYSLTDTITVTVYYNGVPKKDSKWGGFYFTSSCAYNMGIGMASEPVNFGRVWFPCNDDFIDRATYNYNITVKENHMAVCSGTLDSMTNNEKSTKTFHWSLRDNIPTYLSSVAVSDYIAVTGTYDGLLGQIPTYIYVNPEDSMSAVNSFVNLNNVLTVFENLFGPYPWERVGIVSVPFEAGAMEHVTNIALPESSINGTLNSEILFYHELSHHWFGDLVTCRTAGDMWLNEGWASYCEAIFLENIYGNKRFKDYVQDNHDKVLRTVHTSDDGYYALSGVPHEITYGKTVYDKGSDVVHTLRGYLGDSLFFESIKNYMNEFAFKDISSEDFRDFLTESTGIDMSGFFDAWVFTPGFPHYSIDSFNVVPSDQDYNVTVYVKQKLRARDNYANSNRLEITLMDENWNTLTKNIEFSGETGSSTFSSSINPKIILMDFDEKISDAISNNYQTVKENGINYFYNTYFNLIVDNIEDSAFINVEYNWVAPDDSNTMAGGLLISGYNYWKISGVLPENFDTRGKFYYHITAYSSNDKKNSFTVNDNDSLVLVYRKGAGHKWQEISQTLVGFYLTGEILVDSFQLGEYALAIWKWDTGIEILDDSGNSDNYLWVFPNPSNDHFTINFELNDTGQINIYDIKGSLILNKTIKKDEKQITWKPNNNNKGIYIIELSEKGRIVARKKIKYD
- a CDS encoding DMT family transporter, which produces MSKRLIAHISILFANVIYGVNYTIAKEIMPDYIKPAGLVFCRVLGAIILFWGFSLFTKSSKIERKDFFRLIIAAIFGVALNQLLFLYGLNYTTPIDASIIMTVNPILVLIIASILIKEVITLRKISGIIIGGIGAIILIFYSGEVSLSSNHFIGNLMIFTNALSYGIYLVVVKPLMLKYEAVTVMKWVFLFGFFIIAPVGFEDFSEINWKQFPLNISLSVLYVIIGTTFLAYLLNVYGLKFLNASTVSIYIYSQPIIASLVAIIFGKDSLTAIKIISTILVFVGVYLVSKPKEKRF